The sequence GACAGTTTTTAAAAAATTTTAAACATTTAGGAGGATAAAATGGCTTTGAGTAAAGAAGAAATATTAGAAGCTATATCTCAAATGACTGTTCTTGAACTTTCAGAACTTATTAAGGCTTTTGAAGAAAAGTTTGGTGTTACAGCCGCGGCACCCGTTGCAGTTGCAGCCGCTGGTGCTGGGGTTGCTGCAGCACCTCAGGAAGAGGTTGAAGAACAAACAGAATTCGACGTAATTCTAACTGATGTGGGTGCAAAAAAGATTGATGTTTTGAAGGTTGTGCGTGAGATTACTTCACTTGGTTTGAAGGAGGCAAAGGATTTAGTTGACAACGTTCCAAAACCAATTAAAGAGAAGGTGAAAAAGGAAGAGGCAGCTGAAATCAAAGCAAAGATTGAAGCTGCTGGCGGTAAGGTCGAAGTAAAGTAATAAATATTATTTAAATAATATTCTGGTCGGACTTAAGTCCGACCTTTTTTTTTATTATAAAAAAATGTTAAACTAATATGAAACTTTAAAGTTGAGGTGTAGTTAATGGAATATAGGAAGTTAGGGAC comes from Thermodesulfobium acidiphilum and encodes:
- the rplL gene encoding 50S ribosomal protein L7/L12, coding for MALSKEEILEAISQMTVLELSELIKAFEEKFGVTAAAPVAVAAAGAGVAAAPQEEVEEQTEFDVILTDVGAKKIDVLKVVREITSLGLKEAKDLVDNVPKPIKEKVKKEEAAEIKAKIEAAGGKVEVK